In one window of Paraflavitalea soli DNA:
- a CDS encoding DUF3667 domain-containing protein — MTGRYCHICGQENIEPKETVWGLVSHFFYDITHFDGKFFSTTKYLITKPGFLPQEYIKGRRASYLHPIRMYVFSSALFFLIFFTMFKPDNIAKGDWGSKKNFMDSAQQLDIARDIALKAMRTSADSLEMINSFAAAKAQVIADRIKDKIRKDSLRKVKAVRHPDRRTTWFEASDEYETVQQYDSAQQALRPELRDGWWARKAARRNIELSNRWREDNKKFVRDMADTFLHMLPYLLFLSLPLYALLMKLLYFRHKQFYYVEHGIFFIYLYIFTFIFLLLYFSVIELRQTTHQGWIGWIEAALIIGGIYYTYKAMRTFYKQGRAMTLLKFFLLNLMATFAIVMLFIFFFTLTLFKL; from the coding sequence TTGACTGGAAGATATTGTCACATATGCGGACAGGAAAATATTGAGCCAAAAGAGACTGTATGGGGCCTGGTAAGCCACTTTTTTTATGATATTACCCATTTTGATGGTAAGTTCTTCAGTACCACTAAGTACCTGATCACCAAACCGGGGTTTCTGCCCCAGGAATACATCAAGGGCCGCCGGGCGAGTTACCTGCATCCGATCCGGATGTATGTATTCAGTTCCGCCCTTTTCTTCCTCATTTTCTTTACGATGTTCAAGCCCGATAATATAGCCAAGGGTGATTGGGGGTCGAAGAAGAATTTTATGGATTCGGCCCAGCAGCTGGATATTGCCCGGGATATTGCATTGAAGGCGATGCGGACCTCTGCGGATTCGCTGGAAATGATCAATAGCTTTGCGGCGGCCAAGGCCCAGGTGATCGCGGACCGGATAAAAGACAAGATCAGGAAAGACAGTCTCAGAAAGGTGAAGGCGGTCCGGCATCCGGACAGAAGGACCACCTGGTTTGAGGCCAGCGATGAATATGAAACGGTGCAGCAATATGATTCTGCCCAGCAAGCCTTGCGGCCTGAACTGCGGGATGGCTGGTGGGCAAGGAAGGCGGCCCGCCGCAATATAGAATTGAGTAATCGCTGGCGGGAGGATAATAAGAAGTTTGTGCGGGATATGGCAGATACCTTTTTGCATATGCTGCCTTATTTGTTGTTCCTTTCGCTGCCGCTGTATGCTTTGCTGATGAAGCTGCTGTATTTCAGGCATAAGCAGTTCTACTATGTGGAGCACGGTATATTCTTTATCTACCTGTATATTTTCACCTTCATATTCCTGTTGCTTTATTTCTCTGTGATCGAGCTGCGGCAGACTACGCACCAGGGCTGGATAGGATGGATCGAAGCGGCGCTGATCATTGGGGGGATCTATTACACCTATAAGGCCATGCGAACATTTTATAAGCAGGGCCGTGCTATGACCTTGCTCAAGTTTTTCCTGTTGAACCTGATGGCCACTTTTGCCATCGTGATGCTGTTTATATTTTTCTTTACCTTAACGCTTTTCAAGCTCTAA
- a CDS encoding LytR/AlgR family response regulator transcription factor, translating to MDLNILIIEDEPKTAKELKNMIEGLDDKLVVGNILPSIKSAVNWLEHNPSPQLIFSDIQLADGLSFEIFRRVAVSCPVIFCTAFDTYAIQAFGTYGIDYLLKPVDEEKLAGSLRKYEQMKLIMGTKNGVDYRRLETVLSGLQPTYKSGLLVFKNEKIIPLKTVDIAFVYSAAGIVKVSTKNNQTYLLTEVLDELEPQLDPYQFFRANRQFLINRDVMVMAEHFFNRRLVLKLDRETPENIIVSKMKAPELIAWMQR from the coding sequence ATGGATCTGAATATACTGATCATAGAAGATGAGCCAAAAACAGCCAAGGAATTGAAAAATATGATCGAAGGGCTGGATGACAAACTGGTGGTTGGCAATATTTTGCCGTCTATCAAATCGGCGGTCAACTGGCTTGAGCATAATCCTTCCCCCCAGCTGATCTTCTCTGATATACAACTGGCGGATGGACTCAGTTTCGAAATATTCCGACGGGTGGCAGTGTCATGCCCGGTGATCTTTTGTACGGCTTTTGATACTTATGCCATACAGGCTTTTGGCACTTATGGTATTGACTACCTGTTAAAGCCTGTGGATGAGGAGAAGTTGGCCGGAAGCCTACGCAAATACGAACAGATGAAACTGATAATGGGCACAAAGAACGGGGTTGATTATAGGCGGCTGGAGACTGTATTGTCGGGATTGCAGCCTACGTATAAGAGTGGTTTGCTGGTATTCAAAAATGAAAAGATCATTCCTTTGAAAACCGTTGATATTGCTTTTGTTTATTCCGCTGCTGGCATTGTAAAGGTTTCAACCAAAAACAATCAAACCTACCTTCTTACGGAAGTGTTGGATGAATTAGAGCCACAGCTGGATCCCTACCAGTTCTTCAGGGCCAACCGGCAGTTCCTTATTAATCGTGATGTGATGGTAATGGCGGAACACTTTTTTAATCGCCGGCTTGTCCTGAAACTGGATAGGGAAACCCCGGAAAATATAATTGTCAGCAAAATGAAGGCCCCGGAGCTTATAGCCTGGATGCAGCGTTGA
- a CDS encoding TonB-dependent receptor, whose amino-acid sequence MKFRLIIIFCTVAICAQAQLQQVSGRITDKATGEPLPAVTVSVPGSRLSSSSNVDGYFMLSGQFPDPLLLRFSCIGYQTLDHHIQPGQLLNNLRIQLAANDRQLDSVVVSSVSPERFKLNQQTGMIRMDPKLIATLPSLGEKDIFRAFQLMPGISAGNEQSAGLYVRGGTPDQNLVLFDGFTVYNVDHLFGFFSAFNANAIKDVQLFKGGFDAKYGGRLSALMDITGKEGNKNAFNAGIDLGFLSVNGFVETPLGKKMSALVAYRRSFETSFYDKLKDQATIDNEHTNRTQGVGERFRGQSDVKSHFDDLNVKLTYRTDSKDVFSWSVYHGKDDMDNSTQAGGGSRLGNRLSSFFANTTDVASWGNTGTSLKWSKQWNTKLYSNTLVSYSNYFSERTNTLRSSITDSLGIERKFQSGAIEDNQLYDYAARTDWTWSITPMHQLGSGIQYNYQDISYDYSRNDTLKLINRQAQGHTTSLYLQDAWSLDDHRFHLVPGIRTTYFSPTGKWYLEPRLHGDYQLTEQVKLKGSAGQYYQFAKRVIREDLLNGSRDFWLLADDDRIPVSVSQQYSAGISWEDQLFLVDMEAYVKNMKGLSEYTLRFQPMGGTGDYADFFYEGTGKAKGIDFLLQKKKGKYNGWIGYTLAEVTNDYAIYGPDQFFASNDIRNEFKMVHNYRLGRFDLSLSWMYMTGKPYTAPTGGYQVTLLDGTKQTYLNVSAKNALRLPDYHRLDAAVTFNFGRSGKFNGALGLSFFNLYDQVNTWYKKFDIIENEIVETDVNYLGFTPNLSLSIKLK is encoded by the coding sequence ATGAAGTTTAGACTGATCATCATTTTCTGCACAGTGGCGATCTGCGCCCAGGCACAGTTACAACAGGTATCAGGGCGCATTACGGATAAAGCTACCGGAGAACCCCTGCCTGCTGTAACCGTTTCGGTGCCGGGCAGCAGGCTGAGCAGCAGCAGTAATGTTGACGGGTATTTTATGCTCAGTGGGCAGTTTCCCGATCCATTACTGCTCCGGTTCTCCTGCATTGGCTACCAAACATTGGATCATCACATCCAGCCTGGCCAACTGTTGAATAACCTCCGCATCCAACTGGCTGCCAATGACAGGCAACTGGATTCAGTAGTAGTAAGCAGCGTATCGCCGGAGCGTTTCAAACTGAACCAGCAAACCGGTATGATCCGTATGGACCCAAAACTGATCGCTACATTACCTTCCCTGGGTGAAAAAGACATCTTCCGCGCATTCCAGCTAATGCCTGGGATAAGTGCGGGCAATGAGCAATCTGCAGGACTGTATGTACGGGGAGGCACGCCAGATCAGAACCTGGTACTATTCGATGGATTTACGGTGTACAACGTAGACCATCTTTTTGGTTTCTTCAGTGCATTCAATGCCAACGCCATCAAAGATGTTCAATTATTCAAGGGTGGATTTGATGCAAAATATGGAGGACGCCTTTCGGCTTTAATGGACATCACCGGCAAGGAAGGCAATAAAAATGCTTTCAATGCCGGGATAGACCTTGGGTTCCTGAGCGTAAATGGATTTGTGGAAACGCCCCTGGGAAAAAAGATGTCGGCCCTCGTTGCTTACCGGCGCAGTTTTGAAACCTCCTTTTATGACAAACTGAAAGACCAGGCAACTATTGACAATGAGCATACCAACCGCACACAAGGTGTTGGAGAACGGTTTCGTGGTCAGTCGGATGTAAAATCGCACTTCGATGACCTCAATGTGAAACTCACCTACCGCACAGATAGCAAGGATGTTTTCAGTTGGAGTGTATATCATGGCAAGGACGATATGGACAACAGTACGCAGGCCGGTGGCGGTTCCCGGCTGGGCAACAGGTTATCCTCCTTCTTTGCCAATACCACCGATGTCGCCAGTTGGGGCAATACAGGCACGAGCCTGAAGTGGAGCAAACAATGGAATACAAAGCTCTACAGCAACACACTCGTAAGCTATTCTAATTATTTCAGTGAGCGTACCAATACCCTTCGCAGCAGCATTACTGATTCACTGGGTATAGAACGTAAGTTCCAGAGTGGGGCCATCGAGGATAATCAATTGTATGACTATGCCGCAAGGACCGACTGGACATGGTCCATCACACCGATGCACCAGTTGGGATCTGGTATTCAATACAATTACCAGGACATTAGTTATGACTATTCCCGTAACGATACGCTTAAGTTGATCAACCGCCAGGCACAGGGACATACAACCTCTTTATACCTGCAAGATGCGTGGAGCCTGGATGACCACCGGTTTCACCTCGTGCCCGGCATCAGGACCACCTACTTCTCTCCCACCGGAAAATGGTATTTGGAACCGCGGTTACACGGAGATTACCAACTCACGGAACAGGTGAAGCTGAAAGGCTCTGCCGGCCAATACTACCAATTCGCCAAGCGGGTGATCCGGGAAGACCTGCTGAATGGCAGCCGCGATTTCTGGCTGTTGGCGGATGATGACCGTATACCTGTGAGTGTATCACAGCAATATTCCGCCGGCATCAGCTGGGAAGATCAGCTATTCCTGGTGGATATGGAAGCTTATGTCAAAAACATGAAAGGATTGTCTGAGTACACCTTGCGTTTCCAACCGATGGGCGGAACGGGCGACTATGCCGACTTCTTCTATGAAGGGACCGGCAAGGCAAAAGGGATAGACTTTTTATTGCAAAAGAAAAAAGGAAAGTATAATGGCTGGATCGGATACACCCTCGCAGAAGTCACCAACGATTATGCCATTTACGGACCAGACCAGTTCTTTGCTTCCAACGATATCCGGAACGAGTTCAAGATGGTACACAATTACCGGCTGGGCCGGTTCGATCTGTCCCTTTCCTGGATGTACATGACCGGTAAGCCATATACAGCGCCTACAGGTGGCTACCAGGTCACATTACTGGACGGGACCAAACAAACCTACCTCAATGTATCGGCCAAGAATGCCTTGAGACTTCCTGATTACCACCGGTTAGACGCCGCAGTGACCTTCAACTTCGGGCGTTCCGGTAAGTTCAACGGAGCCCTTGGACTATCATTCTTCAATCTCTATGACCAGGTGAATACCTGGTATAAAAAATTTGATATCATCGAAAACGAGATCGTGGAAACCGATGTGAACTACCTCGGCTTCACGCCCAATCTTTCCCTGAGTATAAAATTGAAATAA
- a CDS encoding sensor histidine kinase: MKKFYPFTGFMISLFIALLGYVLRLGREEMGASLAAPIASFVNAYLSWWLIQYVIRWNWPENYGWKAVIAIAGCMLISVLLFTLNNRITGLRDRLELISRGRQLINFLLLGRGLVIGGFLYYIAYLLRMSAQIQQSRLENEQLKKENLQARLSLLQEQVSPHFLFNSLGTLRSMVQEKAPREFIQRLSEVYRYLLSNRMADLVELRAELDFTAAYLHILQERFEAAIVTEIHVEDGLYTRKLPTATLQLLIENAVKHNVVTTEDPLNIYIYTVENKWLMVSNSLQRRNKLSDSLGTGLSNIQERYRLLAGLDIRISETGKLFTVGVPLLI; the protein is encoded by the coding sequence ATGAAGAAGTTTTATCCGTTCACCGGGTTTATGATCTCGTTGTTCATAGCGCTGCTGGGCTATGTATTGCGATTGGGCCGGGAAGAGATGGGGGCTTCATTGGCGGCGCCAATTGCTTCGTTTGTCAATGCCTACCTGAGCTGGTGGCTGATACAATATGTGATCAGGTGGAACTGGCCGGAAAACTATGGCTGGAAGGCGGTGATCGCTATTGCGGGATGTATGCTTATTTCAGTCCTGCTTTTTACGCTCAACAACCGTATTACGGGTTTGCGCGACCGGCTTGAATTGATCTCCCGGGGAAGACAGCTGATCAATTTTCTTTTATTGGGCAGAGGGCTCGTGATAGGTGGATTCCTTTATTACATTGCCTATTTGTTGCGCATGTCGGCGCAGATCCAGCAATCGAGGCTGGAGAATGAACAATTGAAAAAGGAAAATCTACAGGCCAGGCTGAGCCTTTTACAGGAGCAGGTGAGCCCGCATTTCCTGTTCAATTCGCTGGGCACCCTGCGGAGTATGGTGCAGGAGAAAGCACCGCGTGAGTTTATTCAACGGTTGTCGGAAGTATACCGGTATTTGTTGAGCAACCGCATGGCCGATCTGGTAGAGCTACGGGCCGAACTGGATTTTACAGCGGCATACCTGCATATCCTGCAAGAGCGTTTTGAAGCAGCTATAGTTACAGAGATCCATGTGGAGGATGGCCTGTATACCAGAAAGCTGCCAACTGCCACCCTTCAATTGCTTATTGAAAATGCCGTGAAGCATAATGTAGTAACTACGGAGGATCCGTTGAATATTTACATATATACAGTAGAAAATAAATGGTTGATGGTGAGTAATTCCCTGCAACGGCGAAACAAGTTAAGTGATAGCCTGGGCACTGGCCTCAGTAATATCCAGGAACGATACCGGTTGCTGGCCGGGCTTGACATCAGGATAAGCGAAACGGGTAAACTTTTCACAGTAGGCGTTCCCTTATTAATATAA
- the mazG gene encoding nucleoside triphosphate pyrophosphohydrolase — METNKVAAAFLRLVTIMDELREQCPWDRKQTVETLRPLTIEETYELADAITEGDWKGIKEEIGDVMLHMVFYAKIGAEQGKFTLEEALQGISDKLVSRHPHIYGDVKVKDEEEVKQNWEKLKLKEGKTSVLGGVPVSLPAVVKATRLQEKAKQVGFEWDEREQVWDKVKEEMDELQEAVAIKGQAEIEEEFGDLLFSLVNYARFLQIDAENALERTNKKFISRFTRMEQQATRDGKSLADMSLAEMDAIWNSIKKQNPGT, encoded by the coding sequence ATGGAGACAAATAAGGTGGCGGCAGCATTCCTGCGCCTGGTGACGATCATGGATGAACTGAGGGAACAATGTCCGTGGGACAGGAAGCAAACGGTAGAGACCTTACGGCCGCTGACCATTGAAGAAACCTATGAGCTGGCGGACGCCATCACAGAGGGGGACTGGAAGGGGATCAAGGAGGAAATCGGGGATGTGATGCTGCACATGGTCTTTTATGCTAAAATAGGGGCCGAACAAGGGAAGTTCACGCTGGAAGAGGCGCTGCAGGGCATTTCGGACAAGCTGGTATCGCGCCACCCGCATATATATGGGGATGTGAAGGTGAAAGATGAGGAGGAAGTAAAGCAGAACTGGGAGAAATTAAAATTAAAAGAGGGGAAGACCTCAGTACTGGGCGGTGTGCCGGTATCCCTGCCGGCGGTGGTAAAAGCCACCCGGTTGCAGGAAAAGGCCAAACAGGTGGGGTTTGAGTGGGATGAGCGGGAACAGGTTTGGGATAAGGTAAAGGAAGAAATGGACGAGTTGCAGGAGGCGGTAGCCATTAAGGGGCAGGCGGAAATAGAGGAGGAGTTTGGTGACCTGCTGTTCTCCCTGGTCAATTATGCACGGTTTTTGCAGATAGATGCTGAAAATGCGCTGGAAAGGACGAATAAGAAGTTTATCAGCCGTTTTACCCGCATGGAACAACAGGCTACCCGGGATGGTAAATCGCTGGCCGATATGTCCCTGGCCGAAATGGACGCCATCTGGAACAGCATTAAAAAACAAAACCCCGGCACTTGA
- a CDS encoding porin family protein, producing the protein MKARPYLSNHIISFILWSVSGCLLVDHAQAQRRKTSILKVGTGISFFSNQANGSSVPRVGLSIGLAPTIPLSPELYLKPEIAFSMKGGRIDYNAANIFSGNVRYQINYLDLPLVAGLRVTRWLVVEGGAYGAVKLGGSFDFQGTFAVGYGAFDRHDLHGFDYGPIGGVVLQSRLLQLGIRYYHGLTEIAAEEKARILLGNARNNTIQLCIQLKRFRRKKN; encoded by the coding sequence ATGAAAGCAAGGCCTTATTTAAGTAACCATATCATCAGCTTTATACTGTGGAGTGTATCAGGATGCCTGCTTGTTGACCATGCACAGGCGCAGCGTCGCAAAACTTCTATTTTGAAGGTAGGTACCGGCATCAGCTTTTTCAGCAACCAGGCAAATGGCAGCAGTGTACCACGGGTAGGACTGAGTATCGGACTGGCGCCAACCATACCATTATCTCCCGAGCTATACCTTAAACCTGAGATCGCTTTTTCCATGAAAGGAGGCAGGATCGATTATAATGCAGCCAATATCTTCAGCGGCAATGTGCGTTATCAGATCAATTACCTCGATCTCCCACTGGTAGCAGGCTTGCGCGTTACCCGGTGGCTGGTAGTGGAAGGAGGCGCTTACGGAGCTGTGAAGTTGGGTGGCAGTTTTGATTTCCAGGGTACTTTTGCCGTTGGATATGGGGCCTTTGACCGGCATGACCTCCACGGATTCGATTACGGTCCCATTGGAGGGGTGGTGTTGCAAAGCAGGTTATTACAATTGGGAATACGCTACTATCATGGACTTACTGAAATTGCTGCTGAAGAAAAAGCCCGTATACTGCTGGGCAACGCCAGGAACAATACCATACAGCTCTGTATACAGTTGAAGCGGTTTCGCAGAAAGAAGAATTAA
- a CDS encoding sterol desaturase family protein, translating into MAGISYKAWAAGLLLLLIIAEMIWSWRHDKKVYQVKETLTNLGIMAGFQLSKFLFAGMQLSILGWVYRYRVFDFEPGILLFLVTFVVTDLIYYWFHRASHVWKPLWAFHLVHHSSLWMNLTTSYRLNWFTAIVTPFFYVPVALLGFPPLMIALSVGLNLLYQFFMHTEAVGKLGPLEGIIDTPSAHRVHHGANPLYIDKNFGGVFMIWDRLFGTYQPETEKVRYGITTGFVSHNPFVLIFHGFIDLFKGKMKYKG; encoded by the coding sequence ATGGCAGGTATAAGTTATAAAGCATGGGCAGCAGGCTTGCTGCTCCTGCTTATCATCGCAGAGATGATATGGAGCTGGCGGCATGACAAGAAAGTGTACCAGGTGAAAGAAACGCTTACCAACCTGGGGATCATGGCTGGTTTTCAATTGTCCAAGTTCCTCTTTGCAGGCATGCAGCTAAGTATACTCGGTTGGGTCTATCGCTACCGGGTTTTCGATTTTGAACCCGGCATTTTATTATTCCTGGTCACTTTTGTAGTGACCGATCTTATCTACTATTGGTTCCACCGGGCTTCACATGTTTGGAAACCACTTTGGGCTTTTCACCTCGTTCACCACTCCAGCCTGTGGATGAACCTCACTACCTCCTACAGGCTCAATTGGTTTACGGCTATCGTTACCCCGTTTTTCTATGTACCCGTTGCCCTGCTGGGGTTTCCTCCGCTGATGATCGCCTTATCTGTGGGGTTAAATCTCCTGTACCAGTTTTTCATGCACACCGAGGCCGTGGGAAAGCTCGGTCCATTGGAAGGGATCATCGACACCCCTTCCGCACACCGGGTGCATCATGGCGCCAACCCCCTCTACATTGATAAGAATTTCGGGGGCGTATTCATGATCTGGGACCGGCTGTTCGGCACCTATCAACCAGAAACAGAAAAAGTGAGATATGGTATTACCACTGGCTTTGTAAGCCACAATCCATTTGTATTGATCTTTCATGGGTTCATAGACCTGTTCAAAGGAAAGATGAAATACAAAGGTTAA
- a CDS encoding DUF4249 family protein, whose amino-acid sequence MLKHRPYQVILFTALLMTASFSCTKENNVRPAPLPVVEGYLAPGQNASITISEEILYGSTGTLIPITGLMVQITHEGQTYTLTETNAGRYGSLSLPVIAGGAYRLSFSYNGKEISATTEIPPAPGTVTFSATEIVVPQIGPGMQLPDPVRYTWENPDKAYHLMVVRNMEINPTPITFNIGGNIIEKPAPIFRVPPLRSDEQQLSLGRFSYYGRHAVLLYRIQPEYAALYEDNSNNSTNLVAPPGNIENGLGIFTGVHAADTMWIQVR is encoded by the coding sequence ATGCTAAAGCATCGCCCATATCAGGTCATCCTCTTTACAGCATTACTGATGACCGCCTCTTTTTCGTGTACAAAGGAAAATAATGTACGCCCCGCCCCCTTGCCGGTGGTGGAAGGTTACCTGGCGCCCGGACAAAACGCTTCCATCACCATTTCCGAAGAGATCTTATACGGAAGCACCGGTACACTCATTCCCATCACCGGATTGATGGTACAGATCACCCATGAAGGACAGACTTATACATTGACAGAAACAAATGCCGGCCGGTACGGGTCCCTATCATTGCCCGTTATCGCAGGCGGAGCATACCGGCTATCTTTCTCTTATAATGGTAAGGAGATATCAGCTACCACAGAGATCCCGCCCGCCCCGGGAACAGTCACCTTTTCCGCCACTGAGATCGTGGTGCCACAGATAGGCCCGGGTATGCAACTCCCGGATCCCGTCCGGTACACCTGGGAAAATCCTGACAAGGCATACCACCTCATGGTAGTGAGGAATATGGAAATCAACCCCACCCCCATCACTTTCAATATCGGTGGCAATATTATTGAAAAGCCCGCTCCCATTTTCAGGGTCCCCCCGCTTCGTAGCGACGAGCAGCAATTGTCACTGGGACGTTTTTCTTATTATGGCAGGCATGCAGTGCTGCTGTATCGCATTCAGCCTGAATATGCCGCCCTGTATGAAGACAACAGCAATAACTCCACCAACCTGGTAGCGCCACCTGGTAATATTGAGAATGGGTTGGGCATCTTTACCGGCGTGCATGCGGCAGACACTATGTGGATACAGGTCCGTTAA
- a CDS encoding RHS repeat domain-containing protein, which translates to MENKHLFVSSSMKTTILILLIGSFVMSAQGQHYYNDLVVTREQMKKRGVWLQQKVRSVRFNSLDGNNQPIEGFKCEQNVKNNFTEIVTETTTTLAGTSVNTATFNTAGQLIKTTDTAEGNKTEINYTYDANNRITNIVSLSFSPGNYISKEQHLWFYDASGKPVRMEKIKNNSDTTHITILPDEKGNPGEEKSLRQGQPLPTVYYYYDDKDRLTDIVRYNNRAKRLLPDYIFEYDDQDRLSSMLVTVEGTGDYQKWHYSYDAKGLKVLDACYSKTKVLIGKVEYKYQF; encoded by the coding sequence ATGGAAAACAAGCATTTGTTCGTTAGCAGCAGCATGAAAACAACGATTTTAATCCTGCTTATTGGCAGCTTTGTCATGTCCGCGCAAGGTCAGCATTATTACAATGACCTGGTAGTTACCCGCGAACAGATGAAGAAAAGAGGAGTTTGGCTGCAGCAAAAGGTAAGATCAGTACGCTTTAACAGCCTGGATGGCAATAACCAACCTATTGAAGGCTTCAAATGTGAACAAAATGTAAAGAATAATTTTACGGAGATCGTTACTGAAACGACCACTACCCTGGCCGGCACCTCCGTCAATACTGCCACTTTTAATACCGCCGGCCAATTGATCAAAACCACCGATACAGCAGAAGGCAATAAAACAGAGATCAATTATACCTACGATGCCAATAACCGCATCACCAATATTGTAAGCCTCTCCTTTTCACCAGGCAATTATATCAGTAAGGAACAACACTTATGGTTTTATGATGCCAGTGGCAAACCCGTACGCATGGAGAAAATAAAGAACAACAGCGATACTACCCATATTACCATCCTGCCCGATGAAAAAGGAAATCCTGGCGAAGAAAAAAGCCTGCGCCAGGGCCAGCCATTGCCCACGGTTTATTATTACTATGATGACAAAGACCGCTTAACCGATATCGTACGCTACAACAACCGCGCTAAAAGACTCCTGCCCGATTATATATTTGAGTACGACGACCAGGACCGCTTATCCTCCATGCTCGTGACCGTAGAAGGTACCGGAGATTACCAGAAATGGCACTATAGTTACGATGCAAAGGGATTGAAAGTACTCGATGCCTGCTACTCCAAAACGAAGGTCTTGATCGGCAAGGTTGAATATAAATACCAGTTCTAA